A stretch of Schistocerca americana isolate TAMUIC-IGC-003095 chromosome 3, iqSchAmer2.1, whole genome shotgun sequence DNA encodes these proteins:
- the LOC124605193 gene encoding divergent protein kinase domain 1C isoform X1, which translates to MLHLNRLPGIVYNNRYRALICLLLIIIATYYLVQWGIMCTNIESWQHVGKLCQLYRKGEATGNLCKPLCIDKQIRSLKCHAFHAGKEAVFSADWEGTRLVFKTSQRIKDEYTEPVTWLKTRGLENYPNEDEFKMMIRDVIALKLNLSISNDQLKRLSRLGFSKHNDISERHNEMKNIWALLQDNEYLCSVLYADRDLFPQLIGTCGPFFAVEYVEPIKSAPTILSLSDSRDDWAGRVKMAVMIMDLLDELDTNLPEPFHLCDVKVSHFGLTKGEQRVKFLDLDSVLPRSVVGHITGGGQQCTKHEDCDYFDCRSKCNLKKLRCDAPVVNNNLQIVCEKIFLGWTLSNTLVLPGLLMSEHTPPSLAALLRICANPEHKKEGLARAPASRDVQRRLYATLTEMRNILDNDLFV; encoded by the exons ATGCTGCATTTAAATAGACTCCCTGGTATTGTGTATAATAATCGCTATCGTGCTTTAATATGCTTGCTGTTGATCATAATAGCAACGTATTATCTAGTTCAATGGGGCAtaatgtgtacaaacatagagaGCTGGCAACATGTTGGCAAATTG TGCCAACTATACAGAAAAGGAGAAGCTACCGGTAATTTATGCAAACCTCTGTGCATAGACAAGCAGATTCGTTCTCTCAAGTGCCACGCTTTTCATGCCGGAAAGGAAGCAGTCTTCTCGGCCGACTGGGAGGGAACACGTCTCGTATTTAAAACTTCGCAAAGGATAAAGGATGAATACACGGAACCGGTAACTTGGCTCAAAACTCGCGGCCTAGAAAATTACCCAAACGAAGACGAATTCAAGATGATGATTCGCGATGTTATCGCTCTGAAATTAAATTTGTCAATATCAAATGATCAGCTGAAAAGGCTCAGTCGTTTAGGCTTCTCCAAACACAATGATATTTCCGAACGGcataatgaaatgaaaaatatttgggcTCTGTTACAGGATAATGAATATCTGTGCTCAGTTTTGTATGCCGACAGGGATCTATTTCCACAACTGATAGGCACATGTGGGCCATTTTTCGCTGTTGAATATGTGGAACCCATTAAAAGTGCACCAACAATATTATCACTGTCTGACAGCCGTGATGACTGGGCTGGTCGGGTGAAAATGGCAGTCATGATTATGGACCTACTAGATGAACTAGATACAAATCTGCCTGAGCCTTTTCACTTGTGTGATGTCAAGGTGAGTCACTTCGGATTGACAAAGGGTGAACAAAGAGTCAAGTTTTTAGACCTGGACTCCGTTTTGCCACGTTCAGTTGTGGGCCAtatcactggaggtggacagcaatGTACAAAGCATGAAGACTGTGATTACTTCGATTGCCGTTCCAAGTGTAACCTCAAGAAATTGCGCTGTGATGCTCCAGTGGTGAATAACAATTTACAGATAGTGTGTGAAAAAATTTTTCTGGGATGGACATTATCAAATACACTTGTTCTACCTGGACTACTAATGTCAGAACATACTCCTCCCTCTTTAGCAGCTTTGCTTCGCATTTGTGCTAATCCAGAGCATAAGAAAGAAGGGCTTGCAAGGGCACCTGCCTCAAGGGATGTGCAAAGACGACTTTATGCAACTTTAACTGAAATGCGAAATATTCTTGACAATGATTTATTTGTCTGA